One segment of Pleomorphomonas sp. PLEO DNA contains the following:
- a CDS encoding LysR family transcriptional regulator, whose product MDDRLLQSFMTVAECGSFTIAADKLSITQSALSRQIQSIEQTLGVELFERMGKKIRVSPEGEALRARINEVLIATKNLRLSAEELKKGEAGVLKVGACSQLIERYFPDFLREWQAEHPRVDIRLEEGGGADLDAKLMSGVVQLTINASSYARRPDVDAKPLCHLAVLAIGAAERIGSGGAPIDIAEVCAHPLLLLNRRHVSREMFDAACRLTGLDPRIALESGSPHTVFSMAIGNVGVAVLPSSIRALKTNLTVRPIAIEGRPVEFEISAIWSRSTPLPAYGRRFVDALAAHIAREQDGNSGTAAVA is encoded by the coding sequence ATGGACGACAGGCTGCTGCAGAGCTTCATGACGGTCGCCGAATGCGGCAGCTTCACCATTGCCGCCGACAAGCTGTCGATCACCCAGTCGGCGCTATCACGCCAGATCCAGAGCATCGAGCAGACGCTGGGGGTGGAGCTGTTCGAGCGGATGGGCAAGAAGATCCGCGTGTCACCCGAAGGCGAAGCGCTGCGCGCCCGCATCAACGAAGTTCTGATCGCCACCAAGAACCTGCGCCTCTCCGCCGAGGAATTGAAGAAGGGCGAGGCGGGCGTGCTTAAGGTCGGCGCCTGCTCGCAGCTCATCGAGCGCTATTTCCCGGATTTCTTGCGTGAATGGCAGGCCGAGCACCCACGTGTCGATATTCGCCTTGAGGAAGGTGGCGGCGCTGACCTCGATGCCAAGCTGATGTCGGGCGTGGTGCAGCTCACCATCAACGCCTCGAGCTACGCCCGCCGGCCAGACGTCGATGCAAAACCTCTTTGCCATCTCGCAGTGCTGGCTATTGGCGCCGCGGAACGCATTGGCAGTGGTGGCGCGCCGATCGACATAGCCGAGGTCTGTGCTCACCCTCTGCTGCTGCTCAATCGTCGCCACGTCAGCCGGGAAATGTTCGACGCCGCCTGCCGACTGACCGGCCTCGATCCCCGCATCGCCCTCGAAAGCGGCTCGCCGCACACCGTGTTTTCCATGGCGATCGGCAACGTCGGGGTCGCCGTACTGCCCTCGTCGATCCGGGCGCTGAAAACCAACCTCACGGTGCGGCCAATTGCTATTGAGGGGCGGCCAGTCGAGTTCGAAATTTCCGCTATCTGGTCACGCTCGACGCCTCTGCCCGCCTATGGCCGTCGCTTCGTCGACGCACTGGCGGCTCATATCGCGCGGGAGCAAGACGGCAACTCGGGTACTGCCGCGGTTGCCTGA
- a CDS encoding TetR/AcrR family transcriptional regulator, with the protein MEVVADARPSRPASFHKKGRGREGEKFRLVLDTARSVFLEYGYDRASMDLIAHEAGVSKATVYAYFETKQQLLFTLVQEECKAVAPALLSPVVFPIQDIEDELRNIARNFTSIFLNNRGVEFYRLIISIVKQFPEVATIFMEAGPGHHQAEIAAFFNEAVQQGLLQIDDVNLAVKQFLGLVAADLPLTWLLAMRPDSLEQYEALINSGVRLFLKYYGIDQKRL; encoded by the coding sequence ATGGAAGTCGTGGCAGACGCCCGGCCATCCCGCCCCGCCTCTTTCCACAAAAAGGGGCGAGGTCGCGAGGGTGAAAAATTCAGGCTGGTGCTGGATACCGCGCGGTCTGTCTTTCTTGAATACGGCTACGATCGTGCCAGCATGGACCTGATCGCGCATGAGGCTGGCGTGTCGAAGGCAACCGTCTATGCGTATTTCGAAACCAAACAACAGCTGCTGTTCACACTTGTGCAGGAAGAGTGTAAGGCTGTTGCTCCTGCTTTATTGTCTCCGGTGGTATTTCCAATTCAGGATATTGAAGATGAACTCCGGAATATTGCCCGGAATTTTACAAGCATATTTCTAAATAACCGGGGGGTGGAATTTTATCGTCTTATTATTTCCATAGTGAAGCAATTCCCCGAAGTCGCCACCATATTCATGGAGGCAGGCCCAGGCCACCATCAGGCTGAAATTGCAGCTTTTTTCAACGAAGCCGTCCAGCAGGGGCTGTTGCAAATCGATGATGTAAATTTGGCCGTAAAACAGTTTCTCGGGCTTGTAGCCGCTGATTTGCCGCTGACCTGGTTACTTGCGATGCGGCCAGATTCTTTAGAACAATATGAAGCACTGATTAATAGTGGAGTCCGACTCTTTCTCAAATATTACGGAATCGACCAGAAGCGTTTATAA
- a CDS encoding efflux transporter outer membrane subunit, which produces MDEPIPLLGNSRRSWLGPGQLVGWSTALLLAGCTMGPDFGTPPAPNVLGYTADKLSGTTSVSGIAGGQAQQFAYGHDVDAAWWTLFGSKQINAFVDEAIRNHPDVAAAQYALRAARESALAEQGGLFPQVSTSNSATREGSAASGSTPSSVYNLYDASVSVSYSLDLFGGERRQIEEKWAEADYQQFELEATYLSLTANVVNAALTEASLKAQIKATEDIIRLQRDQLTRIRQQFNLGAKPNSDVLSQQSTLAQTEADLPPLQKQLAQERNALMVYLGRLPSQDRGESVELSSLRLPRSLPVSLPSNLVRQRPDIKAAEASLHEATASVGVSIANLLPQVSLSGSASTSAAKTSSLFSSDALGWSVAASVSQKLLDGGSLFHKKEASVAQYEQSLALYKSTVNSAFQDVANALRAVQFDAKTLQAQSASEKAARDSLAMAQEQYKTGAVDYPTVSNAQQTYQNAVIARVKAQATRYTDTVALYQALGGGWWNRNDQTDQSQPRTKPGYFAGPDAVASIQTTNNAQNQKEQAR; this is translated from the coding sequence ATGGACGAGCCGATACCCCTGCTAGGCAACTCGCGCAGATCCTGGCTAGGGCCGGGACAACTCGTTGGCTGGTCGACCGCGCTTCTGCTGGCCGGCTGCACAATGGGCCCGGATTTCGGCACACCGCCCGCGCCTAATGTCCTCGGCTACACGGCGGATAAACTGAGCGGCACCACCTCGGTCAGCGGGATCGCTGGCGGGCAGGCCCAGCAGTTTGCCTATGGACACGATGTCGACGCAGCTTGGTGGACGCTGTTCGGATCAAAGCAAATCAACGCTTTCGTCGACGAGGCGATCCGCAACCATCCTGACGTGGCAGCCGCGCAATATGCCTTACGTGCCGCCCGCGAGTCGGCCCTGGCGGAACAGGGCGGTCTATTCCCGCAGGTTTCCACGAGCAACTCCGCCACACGCGAAGGCAGCGCCGCAAGCGGGAGCACGCCGTCATCGGTCTACAATCTCTATGATGCCTCGGTCAGCGTCTCCTATTCTTTGGACCTTTTTGGTGGGGAACGGCGCCAAATCGAAGAAAAATGGGCCGAGGCCGACTATCAGCAATTCGAACTCGAAGCGACTTACCTGTCGCTCACAGCAAATGTCGTGAACGCGGCTCTGACGGAAGCCTCACTCAAGGCTCAGATCAAGGCCACCGAGGACATCATCCGTCTGCAACGCGATCAGCTGACGCGCATTCGGCAGCAGTTCAACCTCGGCGCCAAGCCCAATTCCGACGTGCTGTCGCAACAGTCCACGCTGGCGCAGACCGAGGCCGACTTGCCGCCGCTGCAGAAGCAGTTGGCACAAGAGCGTAATGCTCTGATGGTTTATCTTGGCCGCCTGCCCAGCCAGGACCGCGGTGAAAGCGTCGAGCTGTCGTCGCTGCGGCTGCCACGTTCGCTGCCGGTCAGCCTGCCGTCGAACCTGGTTCGCCAGCGCCCGGACATAAAGGCCGCCGAAGCGTCGCTGCATGAAGCGACGGCAAGCGTCGGCGTCTCGATTGCCAACCTCTTGCCGCAGGTCAGCCTCAGCGGCAGTGCCAGCACGAGCGCGGCAAAAACCAGCTCGCTGTTTTCCAGCGATGCTCTGGGCTGGAGCGTTGCTGCCAGCGTGAGCCAAAAGCTGCTGGACGGTGGCAGTCTATTCCACAAGAAAGAGGCCTCCGTCGCCCAGTACGAACAGAGCCTCGCTCTCTACAAAAGCACCGTAAACTCCGCCTTCCAAGACGTCGCCAACGCTCTCCGGGCCGTTCAATTCGACGCCAAGACACTGCAAGCCCAATCGGCGTCCGAAAAAGCGGCCCGCGACAGCCTGGCCATGGCGCAGGAACAATACAAGACGGGCGCTGTCGACTACCCCACCGTCTCCAACGCTCAGCAGACCTATCAAAACGCGGTCATCGCTCGGGTCAAGGCTCAGGCAACCCGCTACACCGACACCGTCGCCCTTTATCAGGCTTTGGGCGGAGGCTGGTGGAACCGCAACGACCAGACCGATCAGTCGCAACCGCGCACCAAGCCCGGCTATTTCGCCGGTCCCGACGCCGTTGCCAGCATCCAAACCACAAACAATGCTCAGAACCAGAAGGAACAGGCGCGATGA
- a CDS encoding efflux RND transporter periplasmic adaptor subunit: MIKRMTIMLLATGTVLGGLYGFQVFKAGMIQKVMASIANPPQTVSTTVANFTDWQDKIEAVGTLKAANGADLALQASGIVEDISFKSGDTVAAGQTLLRLIAHEDVAKLASLQATTDNYRITFNRDRQQLKINAVSQATVDADEANLKNAQALADQQQAIIDQKTLRAPFAGRLGIRSADLGQYLTAGTTIVTLQSLDVLYVDMYLPQQTISQLKTGQAIAMTVDAYPAKTFTGQVSAISPKVDSSSRNVLVRATMDNTDGLLLPGMFGRVEIATGSSMKLVTLPQTAIVYNPYGSIAFVVDKSADGQKQRAVRQTFVKTGNVRGDNVSITDGIKPGDEVVVAGQIKLGNGTPVVVDNSHVPTSEDTPVVTDQ, encoded by the coding sequence ATGATCAAGCGCATGACGATCATGTTGCTCGCGACCGGCACGGTGCTGGGCGGCCTCTACGGTTTCCAGGTCTTCAAGGCCGGTATGATCCAAAAGGTCATGGCCAGCATCGCCAATCCGCCGCAGACCGTTTCGACCACTGTGGCCAATTTCACGGACTGGCAGGACAAAATTGAAGCGGTCGGAACCTTGAAGGCCGCCAACGGCGCCGATCTGGCCTTGCAGGCCTCCGGCATCGTCGAGGATATCAGCTTCAAGTCCGGCGACACGGTCGCGGCCGGCCAAACCCTTTTGAGGCTTATCGCCCACGAGGACGTGGCCAAGCTGGCGTCGCTGCAAGCGACCACCGACAATTATCGCATCACTTTCAATCGCGACCGACAACAGCTGAAGATCAATGCCGTCAGTCAAGCCACCGTCGACGCCGACGAGGCTAATCTGAAGAATGCGCAGGCGCTCGCCGACCAGCAACAGGCGATCATCGACCAGAAGACGCTCAGAGCACCGTTCGCCGGCCGCCTCGGCATTCGTTCGGCCGATCTCGGTCAATACCTGACCGCCGGAACGACGATCGTCACCCTGCAGTCGCTCGATGTTCTGTATGTCGACATGTACCTGCCGCAGCAGACGATCAGCCAACTGAAGACCGGACAGGCAATCGCCATGACCGTCGATGCCTATCCGGCAAAGACTTTTACCGGGCAGGTATCCGCCATCAGCCCCAAAGTCGATAGTTCATCGAGGAACGTGCTGGTGCGCGCCACGATGGACAACACGGACGGCCTGTTATTGCCGGGCATGTTCGGTCGTGTGGAAATCGCCACCGGTTCCAGCATGAAGCTGGTGACCCTGCCGCAGACAGCGATCGTTTATAACCCTTACGGAAGCATCGCCTTCGTCGTCGACAAGAGCGCCGATGGACAAAAGCAGCGAGCTGTTCGCCAAACCTTCGTCAAGACCGGCAACGTGCGTGGCGACAACGTCTCCATCACGGACGGCATCAAGCCCGGCGACGAGGTGGTGGTGGCCGGTCAGATCAAGCTTGGTAACGGCACCCCTGTCGTGGTCGACAACAGCCACGTTCCGACGTCCGAAGACACCCCCGTCGTCACCGACCAATAG
- a CDS encoding efflux RND transporter permease subunit, with translation MKSFTDIFVRRPVLALVVSALILVLGLRSMTSLPILQYPETQNAIVTVTTTYAGADSDIIAGFITTPLENAIAQANGIDYMTSTSQTGVSTITVNLRLNYDSGKALTEINTKVNSVLNQLPSGAEQPTLALKVGQTIDSMYIGFASTALNANQITDYLTRVVQPRLQAVAGVQTAEVVGGKKFALRAWLDPIKLAAYGLSATDVSSALTSNDYISGLGTTKGQLVQINLTSSTNLHSLEEYRNLVVKESDGAIIHLSDVANVTLGNDDYDSSISFNNQPAVAIGIQVAPSANLLNTINGVKALLPDITAQLPTGLSGQIIYDSTDFVNSSISEVVHTLFEAGLIVTVVVFLFLGSWRSVLIPIVAIPLSLIGTFALMLVMGFSINLLTLLALVLAIGLVVDDAIIVVEGVNRHMDEGMKPFDAALAAARSLASPIIAMTVVLIAVYVPVGFQGGLTGALFTEFAFTLASAVAVSAVIALTLSPMNCAYLLRPIPRDSSSFEARFVHLIDRTMERLSHGYRRLLEGTLNSVSVVLVFGAIVLSSIYWLYTSSTSELAPEEDQGVIMTLTTASPTATLRQRQFYSEQAYQALSKHPETELVFQIEMPGQSIAGWVLKPWDQRAATTKTLQPAVQSELNGIAGVRTVAFQPAPLPGSNGLPIQFVLSTTKEFKDLNDVSNQFIADALKTGRFIFLDTDLKFDQPQARIVFDREKVAQMGLNMSSIGGGLATMLGGNNTGYFSLDGRSYKVIPQVQQMSRLNVDDVLNYHIKTSDGQSIPLSTVAHVETVATPQSLNHFQQVNAATISGVAMPGVAMGEALQTLQDLAAKSLPPGYSVDYGGQSRQQIKESGGFVTTFAFAVIIIFLALAALFNSFRDPLVILVSIPMSLFGALIFISLGVGGASINIYTQVGLVTLMGLVSKHGILMLEVANEHRAAGKSKREAIVEAAEIRLRPILMTTAAMVLGVVPLILSSGAGAASRYAMGLVIASGLTIGTFFTLFVVPTVYVLIAKSDKPRSADEVEAAPTAI, from the coding sequence ATGAAGAGCTTTACCGACATCTTCGTACGTCGGCCCGTCCTTGCCTTGGTGGTCAGCGCGCTGATCCTGGTGCTCGGCTTGCGGTCGATGACCTCGCTCCCGATTCTGCAATATCCGGAGACCCAGAACGCGATCGTAACCGTCACGACGACCTACGCGGGCGCCGATTCCGATATCATCGCCGGGTTCATCACCACACCGCTAGAGAACGCGATCGCCCAAGCCAACGGCATCGACTACATGACGTCAACCAGCCAGACCGGCGTCAGCACGATCACCGTCAACCTCCGGCTCAACTACGACTCCGGCAAGGCGCTGACCGAAATCAACACCAAGGTGAATTCGGTGTTGAACCAGCTGCCGTCAGGCGCCGAGCAACCGACCTTGGCGCTGAAGGTCGGCCAAACAATCGATTCCATGTACATCGGCTTTGCGAGCACGGCGCTCAATGCCAATCAGATAACCGATTATCTGACACGCGTCGTGCAGCCACGCCTGCAGGCGGTGGCAGGCGTGCAGACGGCCGAGGTGGTCGGCGGCAAGAAATTCGCACTCAGGGCATGGCTCGATCCGATCAAGCTCGCCGCTTACGGACTGAGCGCGACCGACGTGTCGAGCGCTCTCACCAGCAACGACTACATCTCCGGCCTCGGCACCACCAAGGGGCAACTCGTTCAGATCAATCTCACTTCATCAACCAACCTGCACTCGCTTGAAGAATACAGGAACCTGGTCGTCAAGGAGAGCGACGGCGCCATCATCCATCTGAGCGACGTGGCCAACGTGACGCTGGGCAACGACGACTACGATTCGAGCATTAGCTTTAACAACCAGCCAGCCGTCGCCATCGGCATCCAGGTGGCGCCGAGCGCCAACCTTCTCAACACCATCAACGGCGTCAAAGCCCTGCTGCCTGATATCACGGCGCAACTGCCGACAGGTCTCTCCGGGCAGATCATCTATGATTCCACCGACTTCGTGAACAGTTCGATCAGCGAAGTGGTGCACACGCTTTTCGAAGCCGGACTGATCGTGACCGTGGTGGTCTTCCTCTTCCTCGGCTCCTGGCGCTCGGTTCTGATTCCCATCGTGGCTATCCCGCTGTCACTGATCGGTACCTTTGCCCTGATGCTGGTGATGGGCTTTTCCATCAACCTATTGACCCTGTTGGCACTGGTGCTAGCCATCGGTCTGGTCGTCGATGATGCGATCATCGTCGTGGAAGGCGTCAACCGCCATATGGACGAAGGCATGAAGCCGTTCGACGCCGCACTGGCGGCGGCGCGGTCTCTGGCCAGCCCCATCATCGCCATGACCGTGGTGCTCATCGCCGTTTATGTGCCCGTCGGCTTCCAGGGAGGGCTTACCGGCGCGCTCTTCACGGAATTCGCCTTTACGCTCGCCAGTGCCGTGGCTGTTTCGGCGGTGATCGCGCTGACGTTGTCGCCGATGAACTGCGCCTACCTGCTCCGGCCCATCCCGCGCGACAGCTCGTCTTTTGAGGCGCGTTTCGTGCATCTGATCGATCGGACCATGGAACGGCTGAGCCACGGCTATCGCCGGCTGCTTGAAGGCACCCTGAATTCGGTCTCTGTGGTCCTCGTCTTCGGTGCCATCGTCCTCAGCAGTATCTACTGGCTTTATACGTCCTCGACCAGCGAGCTTGCTCCCGAAGAGGACCAAGGCGTCATCATGACGTTGACGACAGCTTCGCCCACCGCGACGCTACGGCAACGCCAGTTTTACTCCGAACAGGCCTATCAGGCCTTGTCTAAACACCCTGAAACCGAGCTGGTTTTCCAGATCGAAATGCCAGGACAATCCATCGCCGGCTGGGTCCTCAAACCCTGGGACCAGCGGGCGGCAACGACCAAGACGCTGCAGCCCGCGGTCCAGTCAGAGTTGAATGGCATCGCCGGTGTCAGAACCGTGGCTTTCCAGCCGGCACCACTGCCCGGCAGCAACGGCCTGCCGATCCAGTTCGTGCTTTCGACCACCAAGGAGTTCAAGGACCTCAACGACGTCTCAAACCAGTTCATCGCCGACGCGTTGAAAACTGGACGGTTCATCTTCCTCGATACCGATCTCAAGTTCGATCAGCCGCAGGCGCGGATCGTGTTCGATCGTGAAAAGGTCGCCCAGATGGGGCTGAACATGTCGAGCATCGGTGGGGGGCTCGCCACCATGCTCGGTGGTAACAACACCGGCTACTTCAGCCTTGATGGCAGATCCTACAAGGTCATTCCGCAGGTGCAGCAGATGTCGCGCCTGAATGTAGACGACGTGCTCAACTATCATATCAAGACCAGCGACGGGCAGAGCATTCCGCTCTCGACCGTCGCGCATGTGGAGACCGTCGCTACGCCGCAGTCGCTCAACCACTTCCAACAAGTCAACGCGGCCACCATCTCGGGCGTCGCGATGCCGGGCGTTGCCATGGGCGAGGCGCTCCAGACGCTGCAGGATCTGGCCGCCAAGTCGTTGCCGCCGGGCTATTCGGTTGACTACGGCGGACAGTCGCGACAGCAGATCAAGGAGTCGGGCGGGTTCGTCACGACATTCGCCTTCGCGGTGATCATCATCTTCCTGGCGCTGGCAGCTCTGTTCAACAGCTTCCGTGACCCGCTGGTGATCCTGGTTTCGATCCCCATGTCGCTGTTCGGCGCGCTGATCTTCATCAGTCTCGGTGTTGGTGGTGCCAGCATCAACATCTACACTCAGGTTGGACTGGTGACCTTGATGGGGCTCGTCAGCAAGCACGGTATTCTGATGCTTGAAGTCGCCAACGAACATCGAGCCGCCGGTAAATCCAAGCGCGAGGCCATCGTCGAAGCGGCGGAGATCCGGCTGCGGCCGATCCTGATGACCACGGCGGCCATGGTGCTCGGCGTCGTTCCGCTGATCTTGTCCTCCGGCGCGGGCGCAGCCTCCCGCTACGCCATGGGCTTGGTGATTGCCAGCGGGCTGACGATCGGAACTTTTTTCACTCTGTTCGTGGTGCCTACGGTCTACGTCCTGATTGCCAAATCGGACAAACCCCGCAGCGCGGATGAAGTCGAAGCTGCGCCTACTGCAATATGA
- a CDS encoding amino acid ABC transporter permease: MRFWRVIEPYIGFLLQGFALTVAACLLAIAGAVLLGALTASLRSSDNRLVRGIANAYGDVFRNVPFLVQLFFFFYGLPELGIYVGAFETGVIAMSIAGGAFVSDVILSGILTVDAGVIDAAKVSGLSRFKIFTRIVLPIAMRVSVRPMGSVLINLVLTSSILSTITVNELTGTAKIVAATTFKPFEVYAVLLVLYASLTTLLSFAISAVHHRLNRFMTGG; this comes from the coding sequence GTGCGTTTCTGGAGGGTGATCGAGCCCTACATCGGCTTTCTGTTGCAGGGCTTTGCCCTGACTGTGGCTGCTTGCCTGCTGGCGATTGCCGGCGCGGTGCTGCTCGGCGCGCTGACGGCCTCATTACGCTCGTCGGATAATCGGTTGGTACGCGGCATTGCCAACGCCTACGGCGACGTGTTCCGCAACGTGCCCTTCCTCGTTCAGTTGTTTTTCTTCTTCTACGGTCTGCCTGAACTCGGAATCTACGTTGGCGCCTTCGAGACCGGCGTCATTGCCATGTCGATCGCCGGTGGCGCCTTCGTCTCCGATGTCATCCTATCGGGCATCCTGACTGTCGATGCCGGGGTGATCGATGCCGCCAAGGTATCTGGCCTCAGCCGTTTCAAGATCTTCACCCGCATCGTACTGCCGATTGCCATGCGCGTCTCGGTGCGACCAATGGGCTCGGTGCTGATTAACCTGGTTCTAACCTCGTCGATCCTGTCCACCATCACCGTCAATGAACTGACCGGTACCGCCAAGATCGTCGCTGCCACCACCTTCAAGCCGTTCGAGGTCTATGCGGTGCTCCTGGTGCTCTACGCATCGCTGACGACGCTGCTCTCCTTCGCCATCTCGGCGGTGCATCACCGCCTCAACCGCTTCATGACGGGGGGCTGA
- a CDS encoding amino acid ABC transporter permease — protein sequence MRYADFTPYDIILLLQGLGVTLALFIGTTLIGLAIGLLLAVVHHYRLPGCRPVIVVMTEALKNSPVLVQLFLVFFGIPAFLHIRMTPVEAATLTISLNTAAFAFVVFRSGIESVDRDQIEAAKVFGLNRSQILRLVIAPQAAAFAVGPLVGILVNQLQVTSLISVIGVFDLTKIGNILNLRTLQPFIVWAVIGLIYYLAAKALAHAGGRIEAALRKSVKWGGI from the coding sequence ATGCGCTACGCCGATTTCACCCCCTATGACATCATTCTTCTGCTGCAAGGGCTTGGTGTCACGCTGGCTCTGTTCATCGGCACGACGCTGATCGGATTGGCGATCGGGCTTTTGCTGGCCGTCGTCCACCACTACCGGCTGCCGGGCTGTCGACCGGTCATCGTCGTCATGACCGAGGCGCTGAAGAATTCGCCGGTGCTGGTTCAGTTGTTCCTGGTGTTCTTCGGCATTCCCGCCTTCCTGCATATTAGGATGACACCGGTCGAGGCGGCGACACTGACCATCAGCCTCAACACCGCCGCCTTCGCTTTCGTTGTCTTCCGCTCCGGGATCGAATCCGTCGATCGCGATCAGATCGAAGCGGCCAAGGTATTCGGCCTTAACCGGTCCCAGATTTTGCGGCTCGTCATCGCGCCGCAGGCCGCCGCCTTCGCCGTCGGACCGCTGGTCGGCATCCTGGTCAACCAGTTGCAGGTGACCTCGCTGATCTCAGTCATTGGCGTGTTCGACCTCACCAAGATCGGCAACATCCTGAACCTCAGGACGCTGCAGCCCTTCATCGTCTGGGCGGTGATTGGGCTCATCTATTATCTCGCAGCAAAGGCACTTGCTCATGCCGGCGGCCGCATCGAGGCGGCGCTCCGCAAGTCCGTCAAATGGGGAGGCATCTGA
- a CDS encoding amino acid ABC transporter ATP-binding protein, which translates to MIVAENVEKRFGETLVLKRVNLRVEPGEVVTILGASGSGKSTLIRCINGLETLSGGQITVDGHDVSTKAGLVAARRASATVFQLFNLYPHMTALGNITLAPIEVLKLPKAEAEARARALLDRVGLSAQADAYPQQLSGGQRQRVGICRALAMQPRYLLLDEVTSALDPEMTGDVLRILAGLAAEGTTMVFVTHEIEFARHISSRIVFLEQGELIVDLPTAEFFAEDGGLAVPRIRQFLSKMKKD; encoded by the coding sequence ATGATCGTCGCCGAAAACGTCGAGAAGCGCTTCGGCGAGACGCTCGTGCTGAAGCGCGTCAACCTTCGGGTCGAGCCGGGCGAGGTCGTGACCATCCTCGGGGCTTCCGGCTCCGGCAAGTCGACCTTGATCCGCTGCATCAACGGACTGGAGACGCTGTCCGGCGGACAGATCACTGTCGATGGCCATGACGTCTCCACCAAGGCCGGCCTTGTCGCCGCCCGTCGAGCATCGGCTACCGTCTTCCAACTGTTCAACCTTTATCCGCACATGACGGCGCTTGGAAATATCACCCTCGCTCCGATCGAAGTGCTGAAGCTGCCGAAGGCGGAAGCCGAGGCGCGTGCCCGTGCGCTGCTCGACCGGGTCGGCCTGTCGGCGCAGGCCGATGCCTATCCGCAGCAGTTATCCGGTGGACAACGCCAGCGCGTCGGCATCTGCCGGGCACTTGCCATGCAGCCGCGCTATCTGCTGCTTGACGAAGTAACCTCGGCCCTCGACCCGGAGATGACCGGCGACGTGCTGCGCATCCTCGCCGGACTCGCCGCCGAGGGCACGACCATGGTGTTCGTCACCCATGAGATCGAATTCGCCCGCCACATCTCCAGCCGCATCGTATTCCTCGAGCAGGGCGAACTGATCGTCGATCTGCCAACGGCGGAATTCTTTGCCGAGGATGGCGGCCTTGCCGTGCCGCGCATCCGGCAGTTCCTGTCCAAGATGAAAAAGGACTGA
- a CDS encoding isoaspartyl peptidase/L-asparaginase: MILLANTEAEPGFSHAVDTLLAGGAALDALVEGIGHVEAAPSVRSVGYGGWPNMVGDMECDGAVMDGTTLSVGAVGAVPRTLHVAALAREVMRRLPHVMLTGEGARRFASEIGFTEDDVLYPDSKRVWREKLDDLLDDKARAAFPNIPLIPLSNAITDPERVRDTTVFLGVDAGGNAAVATSTSGWAWKYPGRLGDSPIPGAGFYADSRYGVAACTHTGEMTMRCVTSHAVVQGLKFGLSLDAAVERAAEDLLALKGGFIGEVVIHALDNKNKHRVVTLRASKPVSYWFWEPGMPAPERRQSEQL; the protein is encoded by the coding sequence TTGATTTTGCTTGCCAATACCGAGGCCGAGCCCGGTTTTTCCCATGCCGTCGATACCCTTCTGGCCGGGGGAGCCGCGCTTGACGCGCTGGTCGAGGGCATTGGCCACGTTGAGGCGGCGCCGAGCGTCCGCTCTGTCGGCTACGGCGGCTGGCCCAACATGGTTGGCGACATGGAATGTGATGGCGCTGTGATGGACGGCACCACGCTTTCCGTCGGCGCGGTCGGCGCGGTGCCGCGAACGCTGCACGTGGCCGCGCTGGCGCGCGAGGTAATGCGCCGCCTGCCGCACGTCATGTTGACCGGCGAAGGCGCTCGTCGTTTCGCAAGTGAAATCGGTTTCACTGAGGACGACGTGCTCTATCCCGACAGCAAGCGGGTCTGGCGCGAAAAGCTCGACGACCTGCTCGACGACAAGGCGCGGGCCGCCTTCCCGAACATACCGCTCATCCCGCTCTCCAACGCCATCACTGATCCCGAGCGGGTGCGCGACACCACCGTGTTCCTCGGCGTCGACGCGGGCGGAAACGCGGCCGTTGCCACCTCGACGTCCGGCTGGGCCTGGAAGTATCCGGGACGGCTTGGCGACAGTCCGATTCCCGGCGCCGGTTTCTACGCCGACAGCCGCTATGGCGTCGCCGCCTGCACGCACACCGGCGAGATGACCATGCGCTGCGTCACCTCGCATGCCGTGGTGCAGGGACTGAAATTCGGCCTTTCCCTCGATGCGGCGGTAGAGCGCGCCGCCGAGGACCTCCTCGCCCTCAAGGGTGGCTTCATCGGCGAGGTGGTCATCCATGCGCTCGACAATAAAAACAAGCATCGCGTCGTCACGCTCAGGGCGAGCAAGCCGGTCTCCTATTGGTTCTGGGAACCCGGCATGCCCGCACCGGAGCGGCGGCAATCGGAACAGCTTTGA